The sequence CCAAATGAAGACCAAAAAACTTTGTAGCACCTAATGTAAACAGTCTTGCAGAAGCATATGTTGCCTTAGTTAATGATGAATGCATTCCTATGCCTTATGCCATCTATAGTGATGATACTATGGTGGGTTTTATAATGTTAGCATATAGTAAAGCAAATGAATCTACTGATGAAAATACCTATTGGATTTGGAGATTCATGGTTGATAAGCAATACCAAGGCAAAGGCTATGGCAGAAAAACTATGGAAAAAGTTCTTGAACTGATCAAAACCTTTCCTCATGGAAAAGCTTCATCAATTCAGCTTTCCTATGAACCAGAAAATATAGTAGCAAAGACACTTTATGCATCTTTTGGTTTTAAAGAAACAGGTGAAATTGAAGATGGGGAATTGGTTGCTAGATTAACCTTATAAAATATGAGGCAGGCATCTGCTATTTAGTAGATGCCTGCTTATTTACAATAACTTTTATACTCTAAGAACTATATTTAAACAACAATCTATTGTTTTTTGGAGATTCCTAAATTATCTATTGTCCTTTGCCCACTGAATATTCATTACCTAGGCCGTATTTTTCAAAAATTTTATCGATAACTTTAAAATTTTTCATATCATTAATTATTCTATTTAACTCATTTAACAAATTAGTATCACTTTTTCTTACTGCTATTGCTACAAATTTGGGATATTCCGGCGTATATGGTCTTATTATTTTTAAATATAACTTATCTCTATGTATTAGGTAATCTGAAACAGTGGAATCTGCTATTGCAGCAGCTATTCTTCCTGTCTCTACTGCCGATAATAATTCAGAAATATCTCCAAAAAGTATATAATCTTTTATTTTACCTTTCTTTTTCCACTCTTCTGCGTACTCCGCATGAACTGTCCCTCTTTGTGCCCCAATAACTACATTCTTTAAATCTTCTTCAAAATTAATTAATGAAACTTTAGGTATAATAATAACTTCTGAACTTTTAGATAATGGGTCAGTAAAACTTACTAATTGTTTACGTTCGTCTGTAATGGTAAGTCCAGTAACTATTACATCTATGCTAGGGTCAGTATTTAATGTTTTAAATAACTCTGAAAATGGGACTCCTTTGAATTCTATTTTATGTACACCCAGTTGTTCTGCAATGTTATTTATTAAATCTATATATATTCCAGTCTCCTTATTAGTTTTAGGATCTATGAACGAAAATGGAGGAAGATTAGTTGTTAAAACAGTTAATACTCCTTTTTCTTTTATATTTTCTAGCCTATCCTTATTTAGAATATTATTTGGAGTTGGGTTGTTAATAATTTCAGCACTACATATTTTACATAATCCAATACAATATGTGATAAGAAGTACTAAAACTATTATTTTTCTATAATTTATTTTCATAAATCCCCCCCTCTCACATCCATTACCCTATTGAATAATATTAGAACACTATTTAACTAAAATTGCTTTATAGCATTATTTTAAGAAGATTTAAGTTATTTATGCTGTCTATAAAAATATCCTTATAATTCTTTGAAATATTGTGTATCATATATTAAATTTCCTGTTATCTGATTTAATATAAATATTATTTCAAATCAAATAGAGACTTCTTAAACTCAAAAAATGAAGTAAACTATTGTCCTTATAATTTTCGCGTACACCACTCAATAGCATTTTGTAAAAGCTTTAAATACTGAGGACAAGTCAAGTTTTCAGTATTATGACCTGGAGTAACCCCACATACCTTCCCATTTCCAAGTTCATGCGCCCATAACGCGGGTTGTCTTCCATTTTGGGATACAGTATAACCTAGTATTTCTGTTGGAGAATCAGGAATCATATCTATTATATAATGTTCATCGCCTGTGGGAAAAATAAATTTATCAATACCGTTTGTTATGGGATGCATTTTTTCTGGGATGAAAGTAACCTCACAGAAAGGTGGATGACTAACAAAATGGGCATATAAAATATCTTTTGTTATCATATGATCCTCTGGTAAATCTGTTAACCCACAATGTACAGCAAGAAATCCCATACCATCATTGATAATATCTTTTTTTATTACTTTACTCCAATCATCATCACACCATATAGGTGTTGGAATCTGGTCATTTTCAATCGGATCTTTGAAAGTAACAAACAAATCTGGCGCACTTTTGCAGTTCAAAAGTTCATTAGGATTTGTTGTTACTATCAAGTTCCATAAAGTCTCTGGAAAAAGCAGGTCAATAAGCGGTTCAATGCTTGCTTTAGGATGCCAGTAGTCATCAAGTATTACTATTACATTCTTTTTCATTTTCATAACTCCTCTCAATTATTTTTATTTGCTATTTATAATAATATTTCAATTGTTTCTCTAAATCTATAACAAAACTGTGATATTATATAACAAAAGCGACAAAGAAAATTGGAGGATGAAATTATGTCAAATAAAAAAACAAAGGTTTTTCCTGTTGATATAAATCGTCGAGAAATTGCCACTCATGATGCAGGTGGTATTCAATGTATTTCTTATATAGATACTTATTTCAATAATTCATATCACTGGCATTGGCATGATGAGTTTGAAATTGCCTTTGCTTCGAAAGGTAGTGTTGATATATATATAAACAATCTTAGGTATACACTTTGTGAAAATGATGGAATATTTATAAACTCTAAAATTATACATAAGTATGCCAACGGTAAGGAAAATATCATGTGTATGCTACCAAATATACTGTTTCATTCTTCTCTGATATACGATAGCAATGATAGTATTATTAAGACCAAATATATTAATCCTGTTATAAACAATCCTGATATTTCACATATTATTTTCAAGGCTGATTGTGAAAATGATAATTTTGCTTTAAATCTTATATATGAAGCTTTTGAACTATTAGAAAATGCTTCTTGGGGTTATGAATTAGAAGTGAAAATTTGCCTTTCAAAGCTAATTCTTTATATTTGCGGTCAGATAAAATGCAATAACAACATAAACAATACTGAAACCATACTCGAAATAAATCGACTAAGATCTATGATGGATTATATAAAGCAAAACTTCCAGAAGCAACTTACTTTGAAGCAAATAGCAAGTTCTGTATCAGTAAGCATAAGAGAGTGCCAACGGTGCTTTGAAAAACTGCTTGGAACTACACCAATTAAGTATGTTAATGACATTCGTATTGATTATGCAAAAAAATTGTTGAGTCAAACGACATATTCTCTTATTGAAATTACTGAACTAAGTGGCTTTACAAACCAAAGTTATTTTACAAAAAAATTCCGCATTTCTGTTGGAATAACGCCCCAAAAATACAGAGCAGAAAAACTTTAGCTATATCCCTTTCACTACAAAATAAACTTTACAATAAAAAAAGAGATATCATAGTTTAAAATTCAAACTATAATATCTCTTTTTATAACACTATATTCTATGCTCTTTATTATTTTGCGAAATATCTATCTAATAATCCCTTGAATGCTTTTCCATGTCTAGCTTCATCTTTGCACATTTCATGTACTGTGTCATGTATTGCATCTAAGTTTAATTTCTTAGCTAATGTTGCTAATTGTTTCTTTCCATCGCAAGCACCATACTCAGCATCAACTCTCATTTGTAAATTCTTCTTTGTATCTGCTACTACAACTTCACCTAGTAATTCAGCAAATTTAGATGCATGTTCTGCTTCTTCAAAAGCTATTCTCTTATATGCTTCAGCTATTTCTGGGAAGCCTTCTCTATCAGCTTGTCTAGACATTGCTAGGTACATTCCAACTTCTGTACATTCTCCTGTAAAGTTAGCTCTTAATCCTTCAACAACTTCTGGATCAACTCCGTTAGCTACTCCTATTACATGTTCATCTGCCCATGCTAATTCTGAAGATTGTTCTTTGAACTTATCAGCTCCAACTCCACATACTGGACACACTTCTGGTGCTGCATCTCCTTCATAAATATAACCACATACTGTACATACAAATTTTTTCATAATTCTTCTCCTCCAAATTCTTATTTAATTTAATTTTTATTCTAATTATTTATATTCTAATTTTATTACTCTTTTGTTTTTCTTAAATTTCTTTGTCATCCTCTTGACAATTTTTATTATATAATAATTATTATTGTTTGTAAATAGATTTTATAAATTTTTTTATATTTTTTATATAATTTATTTTTTCTTACATAAACCCCTTTACTTTAACTGTTTGTAATTAGTATATTGATTAGATTGGCACAAAAGGAATATATAACATTAGTTTTTTATTTACATTTTTTCCTATTAGATGTAAGCTAATTAATAGATATATTTTAAAATATGAAAGGAGTTTACTATGTTAATTTTTTGCGCTGTTGTAGCAATCTTATTATTATATTTGCTGATCACAAAAAAACCTATGTATTATTGTCAAGTTGCTGCAGGGAATAGATATTTAGAATTAAAAGAATATGATGTTGCATTAAATCACTATAATAGAGCAATAAGAATAAATCCAAATAAATTATCAGCATATGTTGGTAAATCTATGACCCTTATTGAATTAAAAAAATCAGCTGAAGCCTTAGAACTTTCAACAAAGTGTATAGAACTTGCCCCTAATAAAGCTAAAGCTTATAAGCCTAGAATAATTCTCAATTGGAAACTCAAAGATTATGAAAGTATTCTTAAAGACACTGCTGTGATTTTAAATATGGATTCAAGTAATCTTTTAGCTCATACCTATAGAGCTAAAGTATATTTTCGCAAGAAAAACTATAGCAGAGCTGCAAGATATTTTTCTGACGTTATTGATTTAAATAAAAAAAATAGTGACACTTATGATTTGCTATCTGCTACTTACATTAGATTAGGAGATTATAATTTGGCCCTAGATACTGCCAATAAGTCTATTGAAATTAATTCAAATAATGCTACAGCATATACAAATCTTGCTCATGCATTATTAAAGATGAACAAAGCTAAACAGGCCAAAGAGTATATAAAGCAAGCTATTGCTATTGATAATAACATCTTTGATGAATATATGATTCTCGCAATAATAAATTTGATTGAAAATGACTCAAAGACCTTTTATGAAAGTTTAAATATAGCTCTTTCAAAGGAATTTAACTATGTTGATTATTTTGAAAATGATATATTTGACGTGGTAAGAAATCAAGAAGAATTTAAAGCATTACTAATAAAGTTTGAAGAAAAGTCAAATTCAGAAAAGCTTGAGCTTGAAAAAGTTATGTAACTTGCTATAGAAAGGATAGTGATTAGTAAGTGAATATTAAATATAAACTGGTACTAAAGGATTTGGTTGATTTTTATATGAAACATGCAAGGGACGTAAAAAAATTTCGTCTAGAAGCTATAGTGTCTAAAGAATTTATTGTCTTAGTGTATCTTATACTATATCTTATATTACCATCATCTTCTGAGAAATCTATTTTATATTGCGAATATGTGCTTATAATTATGGCTATTTTAGTCATTTTATTTGACACAAAATTAAAAATTTACATCACAAAAAGAAAACTTATTAAAATGTATAAGATAGAAGAATATTCAAGTTTGTTCGCTGAAGCAAGCATCACTTTAAATACAGAAGGTGTAGAGTATATGAATTTATTTAGTGAAACAATTTATAAGTGGGATTATGTAAGAAGTATCCATGAAGTTGATGATTATTTGATTATAATGTGCAATGAGCAAATTGTAATTCCTGTTAATTGTTTTAAATGTGAAGATGAAAAAAATAATTTTGTTAATGTTATTTGTGAAAAAACTGATTTAATAGTAAATAAAAAGTTTCCAGAAAAATTTATTTTTATTTGATTTGAGGTGGTTTATTGATGATTGAATATACTATAAACAAAAAACAATTTCTTGATTTTCACTTTGCACATATAAAAAGTACTAACTGCTATAAACGTGAAACTACACCACTTACTTTGCTAATATTACTTTTTAGCTTTCTAATTGCTCTTCTTATACTTATTTTATATCACTCTAGCATTATAGTTTTAATTACATTTTTAATAGTCCTAAATCTATCTTTAAATTTGAAAAAGATACATTTTAAATTATTAAAAAATATGTATAATCAAAGGTTTTCGGAAAACAAATATAAATACTTATTTGAAACAAGTTCTATAGAACTTGTTGATTCTGGCATAAAAATTACTACTGTTTCGAGCTCTCGGATTTATAAATGGGCTGCATTTAAAAGTCTCCACATTATTAATGATTATATATTTATCAGGACATATAGTAATAACTCTCAATTACTAATTCCTTTTAATTTTATTAGTACACCAGAAGAAAGGTCAAAACTTTTTAATACAATTGAGCAGAATACAAACTTGAAATGGCGGCCTACCTATCCTAGGGATATAGAATATCTTTAATCCTTAATTATAAGGAGCTATAATTATGAAAATTCTAAAAGTTATTGATAAAATTTTACGCAGTTTAGTTTATGCTATGTGCACAATTGGATTAATACTCTTTGTATTGTTTAGTTTAAGTTTTAGTAATTTTAGATTTGAACGTATTTTCACTGAACTAGGATTAATAAGTATGATATTTGCATTCATTTTCTACTTCTTTATAAAGAATAAATCAGGAAAAAACAAAAATACTCTAATAATATTTGCTTTAGGAATTGTAATAATTATTATTAGATTTAAATTTTTTAACAGCAGACGATATTTTGAAAAAACTTTTATACAAAGTATTTTCTCTACAGAATCACTTTTTGATCTTGTCCCATTATCTCTAATTTATCTATCTACTATATGTACTTATTTTGTTTCTAAGAAGAAATATAAGGAGCTAACACAGGATAAAAATTGATTATATAAAAAATATAAATATTAACTTAACCTTTGCATCTACAATTTTTCTCGTTATATATAAACTATAATTGAATACAGGAGAGTTCTATTTGAAAGGATATAACTATGAAAACTCTAAAAATGATTGATAAAATCTTACGTTGTTTAGTGTATGCTATGTATGCCGGGCTACTTACACTATACGGAGCATACATTTTAATGGCTTATGACATTTCAAAAACCTTAGATATTAGTTATTTGGACATTTTATTCTTTATATTTATTTTAACCTTGTACTTCTTCGTAAAAAATAAAAGAAGTCAGTTGCGTTATAACATCCTCCTTGTATTGTCAGGGATTATAATCTTGTTCTTGAGATATTATTATTGGAATATAGGTAAGTTTTCTGTACCAGGTCCTTTTATAAATACCATATTTTCTGCCAATTCAGTATGTGATCTTGTCCCATTATCTCTAATTTATCTATCTATTATATGCACTTATTTTGTTTCTAAGAAGAAAAATAAGGAGCTAACACAAGATAAAACTTGATTATATATAAAATATAAATATTAACTTAACCTTTGCATCTACAATTTTTCTCGTTATATATAAGCTATAATTGAATACAGGAGATTTCTATTTGAAAGGATATAATTATGAAAACTCTAAAAATGATTGATAAAATTTTACGTGGTTTAGTGTATGCTATGTATGCAGTGAAGATCACTATGTTTATACTATTTTTATTTGTTGATTTCAGTGATTCAAATAGTTCACCGATTATTACAAGTATAGAAAATTGTACAACTAAGTTATTTCTTATATTTATGTTTACTTTATACTGCTTCATAAAAAATAAAAGGAGTAAATTTCGTTACAATCTCCTCTTATTATTTTCGGGGATTTTGATCTTTTTCTGGAAATATTATTATTGGAATACAAGAGAAATCTATGTACCAGGTCCTTTTATAAATACTGTATTTTCCGGTAATTCACTTTTAGATCTTGTACCATTATCTCTAATTTATCTATCTACTATATGCACTTATCTTGTTTCTAGAAAGAAAAATATGGAGCTAACACAAGGTTGAATTGTAATGGAATTACCATATTATTTATAAGTATCATAATAAAGTATAGTGTGATTACCATAAACTAAAATTGATGAATATAAAACAAAAAGCAGCTTTATAGGCTGCTTTTGTCAACAGTTTGAAATAATATATCATTTCTTTCTCTTAAATAATTTCATAACACTTAATGTCATCATAGCTATGGTAATTATGCAGATAAGAACTATTATACAGGAATAATTCAATAAATTATATTTTATTAACAATGCTATTATCCACTGAAATGGAAGAGTTAATATTGCTAAAGCTATTAATAATTCGAGTGGAAATACTAGTGATGGAATATATAATCCATAATCTGAATATTTTCCAAATAATGAATTACTATCAATAGCAATAATCATCATTAATATTAGTATAATAGAAAAAAATATTAATACACTTTTTAAATTAACATTAAGTTTTATAAATATAATAACCATAATGGCTAAAATAATTATACTTGTTAAAGGAAATACCAACCAACTTATTTCATATATACTACTACGATTTATCAATAGCATTAATCCTAAAATTAGAAAATATGTAATACAAATATTTTTGAAATCTTTCATAATATAGTCACCTCTTACTTCCACTTTGTTTATAT comes from Clostridium sp. TW13 and encodes:
- a CDS encoding NADH peroxidase encodes the protein MKKFVCTVCGYIYEGDAAPEVCPVCGVGADKFKEQSSELAWADEHVIGVANGVDPEVVEGLRANFTGECTEVGMYLAMSRQADREGFPEIAEAYKRIAFEEAEHASKFAELLGEVVVADTKKNLQMRVDAEYGACDGKKQLATLAKKLNLDAIHDTVHEMCKDEARHGKAFKGLLDRYFAK
- a CDS encoding ABC transporter substrate-binding protein — encoded protein: MKINYRKIIVLVLLITYCIGLCKICSAEIINNPTPNNILNKDRLENIKEKGVLTVLTTNLPPFSFIDPKTNKETGIYIDLINNIAEQLGVHKIEFKGVPFSELFKTLNTDPSIDVIVTGLTITDERKQLVSFTDPLSKSSEVIIIPKVSLINFEEDLKNVVIGAQRGTVHAEYAEEWKKKGKIKDYILFGDISELLSAVETGRIAAAIADSTVSDYLIHRDKLYLKIIRPYTPEYPKFVAIAVRKSDTNLLNELNRIINDMKNFKVIDKIFEKYGLGNEYSVGKGQ
- a CDS encoding ThuA domain-containing protein, with translation MKKNVIVILDDYWHPKASIEPLIDLLFPETLWNLIVTTNPNELLNCKSAPDLFVTFKDPIENDQIPTPIWCDDDWSKVIKKDIINDGMGFLAVHCGLTDLPEDHMITKDILYAHFVSHPPFCEVTFIPEKMHPITNGIDKFIFPTGDEHYIIDMIPDSPTEILGYTVSQNGRQPALWAHELGNGKVCGVTPGHNTENLTCPQYLKLLQNAIEWCTRKL
- a CDS encoding GNAT family N-acetyltransferase gives rise to the protein MLAYSKANESTDENTYWIWRFMVDKQYQGKGYGRKTMEKVLELIKTFPHGKASSIQLSYEPENIVAKTLYASFGFKETGEIEDGELVARLTL
- a CDS encoding YcxB family protein, whose amino-acid sequence is MKHARDVKKFRLEAIVSKEFIVLVYLILYLILPSSSEKSILYCEYVLIIMAILVILFDTKLKIYITKRKLIKMYKIEEYSSLFAEASITLNTEGVEYMNLFSETIYKWDYVRSIHEVDDYLIIMCNEQIVIPVNCFKCEDEKNNFVNVICEKTDLIVNKKFPEKFIFI
- a CDS encoding tetratricopeptide repeat protein; amino-acid sequence: MLIFCAVVAILLLYLLITKKPMYYCQVAAGNRYLELKEYDVALNHYNRAIRINPNKLSAYVGKSMTLIELKKSAEALELSTKCIELAPNKAKAYKPRIILNWKLKDYESILKDTAVILNMDSSNLLAHTYRAKVYFRKKNYSRAARYFSDVIDLNKKNSDTYDLLSATYIRLGDYNLALDTANKSIEINSNNATAYTNLAHALLKMNKAKQAKEYIKQAIAIDNNIFDEYMILAIINLIENDSKTFYESLNIALSKEFNYVDYFENDIFDVVRNQEEFKALLIKFEEKSNSEKLELEKVM
- a CDS encoding AraC family transcriptional regulator, producing MSNKKTKVFPVDINRREIATHDAGGIQCISYIDTYFNNSYHWHWHDEFEIAFASKGSVDIYINNLRYTLCENDGIFINSKIIHKYANGKENIMCMLPNILFHSSLIYDSNDSIIKTKYINPVINNPDISHIIFKADCENDNFALNLIYEAFELLENASWGYELEVKICLSKLILYICGQIKCNNNINNTETILEINRLRSMMDYIKQNFQKQLTLKQIASSVSVSIRECQRCFEKLLGTTPIKYVNDIRIDYAKKLLSQTTYSLIEITELSGFTNQSYFTKKFRISVGITPQKYRAEKL